A segment of the Prevotella sp. HUN102 genome:
GGATGATATTCTTCTCCGAGCGTGAGACATAGCCCCGCCTGATGAGTGTCTCAATGATGGACGCCCTCGTCGCGGGCGTGCCTATGCCGAGCTCCCTGATGGCTTCCCTTGCCTCCCCGTCGGCGATGTCCTTTCCGCAGGCTTCCATGGCGGCAAGCAGCGTCGCCTCGGTATGGAGCGGTTTCGGAAGGGTCTTTCCCCGGACGATTCCACTGCCTGAGACAGGAATCCTCTCCCCGGACCGGAAGACTGCCGTTCCGTCATTGGGCTCCGTTTCTCCATCCGTGCGGTCTTCCGCTTTTGAAAAGACACCGCGCCAGCCGGGATTCAACACCACGGAGGTGCATGAGCGGAAAACAAGCCCGGCACATTCCGCCTCCATCAAGAGATTCTCTCTCCTGCACGGAGGAGAGAAGGCCTCCAGCATGCGTCCCGCTATCATCATGTAGACCGTCAGTTCTTCCCCGGTAAGGTCCACGGGTGTGACACCCGTGGTGATGAGCGCATGGTGGTCGGTCATCTTCGTGTCGTCCACGCAGCGCATGTTGAGTTCCGTCAGGTCGAAGGACTTCCCGTATTCCCTGAATTCCTTTTTCCTGATGATTTTCCCCAGCAGGGTGGGAATTTCCGCCATGACATCCTGCGGAATATGGCGGCTTCCCGTCCTCGGATAGGAAATAATCTTGCGTTCATAGAGTGACTGGGCAATTTCCAGCGTCTTCTCCGCGGTAAAGCCGTGCAGGGCATTGCAGTCCTTCTGCAATGCGGTGAGGTCATAAGGCAGCGGAGGCGCCTGCTCTGCCGGCTGCCGCTCAATTCTTGTAATGGTGGCAACCGTACCTCCACAGATTCGGGAATATGCCCGCTCTGCCGCCTGCCTGTCCCTGATTTTTTCAGTATGACGGAAAATGCGGTGGTCTCCATCCTTTTTCAGCGTGACATGCAGCATCCAGTAAGGCGTGGGGACAAACTCCCTGTTTTCCCTGTACCGTGAGCATATCATGGCAAGCGTGGGTGTCTGCACGCGTCCGATGGAATTGTTTGCCGTCCCTGAGACGGCTCCGAGCGCACGGCTGGCGTTCATGCCGACGAGCCAGTCGGCCTTGGCGCGGCAGAAGGCGGCATCATACAGGCTGTCGTATTCGTGTCCGTCCCTGAGACGGGCAAGCCCGCCGCGTATCGCCTCGTCGGTGAGCGAGGAAATCCAGAGCCGCCTGAAAGGCTTGCCGGGCTTCAGGTAATCATAAATAAGTCTGAAGATGAGCTCACCCTCACGTCCGGCATCCGTGGCGACGATGATGCTCTCACACCTGCCGAACACTTTTTCTATGATTCTCAGCTGCTTGGCGGCAGCCAGGTCGGTGATCATCCCCCTGTCGGTCCTGACCTGCCTGACGGCCAGCCGGAAATCATCCGGCACGACGGGCAGTTCCTGTTTCCCGTCCCCCGTATGGCCGTATGCCTCGGGCATTGCCAGGGAGATGAGATGCCCCAACGCCCATGTGACGGCATATCCGTTCCCTTCCCTGTATCCTTCCTTCTTTCTTGCTGCTCCGACCACGCGGGCGATGTCCTGTCCCACGCTCGGTTTCTCTGCGATGATGGCTATCATAGTCGAATATGAAATTAGGACCGTTCCCCACTGTTCGCACGGAAGGGGAAACGGTCGGTTGAACATGGTCTGTCTACGCTATCCTGGCATTCTTCACGCCGTTGACCTCAAGCAGCGGCGCACCGTCCTTCCTTACCAGCCGGAGCGTGGCGTCCATGACCACGTCAACGCCGAACAGCACGAGGCTGAGCGTGACGACGCCGGTCTGCTCGCCGCTGAGGAGCGTGTCGAGCTCACCCTGCTTTTTTATGTCTTCCTTTCTTATGCCTATGACTGCGAGTTCCCTC
Coding sequences within it:
- a CDS encoding DUF4099 domain-containing protein, yielding MEKKINIPFKVEEVDWRELAVIGIRKEDIKKQGELDTLLSGEQTGVVTLSLVLFGVDVVMDATLRLVRKDGAPLLEVNGVKNARIA
- a CDS encoding type IA DNA topoisomerase codes for the protein MIAIIAEKPSVGQDIARVVGAARKKEGYREGNGYAVTWALGHLISLAMPEAYGHTGDGKQELPVVPDDFRLAVRQVRTDRGMITDLAAAKQLRIIEKVFGRCESIIVATDAGREGELIFRLIYDYLKPGKPFRRLWISSLTDEAIRGGLARLRDGHEYDSLYDAAFCRAKADWLVGMNASRALGAVSGTANNSIGRVQTPTLAMICSRYRENREFVPTPYWMLHVTLKKDGDHRIFRHTEKIRDRQAAERAYSRICGGTVATITRIERQPAEQAPPLPYDLTALQKDCNALHGFTAEKTLEIAQSLYERKIISYPRTGSRHIPQDVMAEIPTLLGKIIRKKEFREYGKSFDLTELNMRCVDDTKMTDHHALITTGVTPVDLTGEELTVYMMIAGRMLEAFSPPCRRENLLMEAECAGLVFRSCTSVVLNPGWRGVFSKAEDRTDGETEPNDGTAVFRSGERIPVSGSGIVRGKTLPKPLHTEATLLAAMEACGKDIADGEAREAIRELGIGTPATRASIIETLIRRGYVSRSEKNIIPTEKGMFLYNAVRDMRVADAELTGTWEKKLLQIERRTLTGESFMREIGDYTRQITRDVLGIRFPAIREKTFPCPRCRKGNVAIRGKAAKCDCGECGFVLFRKFLNKELTDFQMTELLTKGETGVIKGLRGKNGKTFDATLSLGSGQEITLAFPKRTKGKRGSGMPVA